tctgtgctgtggtctgatgagtccaaatctgagatctttgattccacccaccgtgtctttgtgtgacgcagaaaaggtgaacggatggtctccacatgcacggttcccactgtgaagcatggaggaggaggtgtgatggtgtgggagtgctttggtggtgacaccattgctgggatttttttcaaaattgaaggcacactgaaccagcatggctgccacagcatcctgcagcgacatgccatctcatccagtttgtgtttagttggaccgtcatttattttccaacagtacaatgagcccaaacacacctccaggctgtgcgagggctgtttgaccaagaaggagagtgatggaggcctggcctccacagtcacctgacctaaacccaatggagatggtttgggatgagatggagcacagagggaaggcaaaaggaccaacaagtgctcagcatctctgggaactccttcaagacttttggaaaaccatttcaggtgaccacctcatgaagctcatggagagagaatgccaagagtgtgcaaagcagtaatcaaagcaaagggcggctattttaaagaatctgaaatataaaacatgtaaatattcatcaaaataatgaaaaactgttaaatgagaagatgtcatttcagtcagtggtgcaccaaaattattttccttaatacagctataattgtgctaactttggtgaatgtgtttgtttttgcagtaaacTGGATGAGGATCATCTCTACATGGCCTACGCAGACATCATGGCTAAGGTATCTGTTGCTGAGTACCAACACTAAACACTTTTGAATTGAAACTCACATAGCTGGCTTAGCATAGACGGTAAAAaaacctgttattgttctgcgtGCTGTTTATGTCATCGACCAGGGATGATGCTTTTGGGCTGATGGATTACTTGCAGGGCGCTGTACTGCCTAATCAAATCACTTATTGCAACTGGCACCTCCCCTACCTTCAGTGTAGAATAGTTTAGTGTGGCCTGAAAAGctaagagagggaaaagaaattaaaaacagatgcaccAAACTGTGGCAAATTAACCAAATGTTAGCAGCTGCACTGTTAACAGTAGCACTAGCAGCTGCACTAGTAACTAGTCTTCTGGATGGtagagttgttgttggtttaggACACTGTTAATATATCACTGCTTAGTGATTGCACTCCGAATTGGGTCTGCTGGGTATATTTCTTCAGACACTTCATGCTGTCAAGGCCGGGAGAGCAGTACGTGGGAGTGAACATAAGTGCAGACACAATACAGAGCGGAAATAAGATTTCACAAGTTTTATTGAAATCACAGAATAAACTATGGTGAGACATGAATACGTGGCAGGGAAATCTCTGACGAGGAGTCTTGCAGGTGGCTCTGGAGGCGGGTAGCCCTCTGAGTGTTGAGTGAGTGAGTTGGGTTCCAGCCTTGTATTCTAGtaatgcagaggaagcagcaggcaggaggacaggcaggtgagagCAGTGAGTAATTTAAGTCGAGAGAAGCAAGTTGCAGAATGAAGCTGGGATTTGACTGTGGAGACCAGCGTCCAGAGGAAGGAGTAAGGTGGTGACTTGACGAGATTGCTAAAGGCACAAAAGAGATCAAGTACTTGGCATGAACAAAGAAACGAACTGGTGAAGAACTGATGGCAACACTGGTTTTAAATACTGTCTTGCTGAATGCCACAGATGGAAAACGCGTGGAGAAGTGTAGGTGTTGAACCAGGGCTCCACCCCAAAAGGCAGATGCAGAGCGCAAGGCCAGGacagaaaaccactgaacactgacctggatcatgacatatatataaacacaaagaatggtgTGTTTAGCTTTAGGATCAACCAAgttccccaaaataaaaaataaaaaactgtttgtggtgaacacctacacatcgaataaaaaattaaagcatgtgagactcaatctcactgcacactttgccaggcaaagtgtgcatggatctgacagacagaaagatctgacagacatgctcctaatgagaagacggatggtgtcctgggggatCTCCTGCCAGATCCGGACCAGGGTATCACCGAACTTCTGGAAAAGTTGAGGTGTTTTATTGGATCTATGTCAGCCGAGCATGGGGGGCAGTTAGTGGTATCAGGCATTGTCATTCCGAAGGAACTACATGCATACTCGAGCCACATGAGGCCAGGCATTGTCaggcaccaggaggaacccaggatccAATGCATCACCATAGGGTCTGATGtgagtccaaggatttcatcccattacttaatgggagtcagggtgccattacctagtctgttagaggtttgtgcgtctgtccatggatatgcctcccccagaccagtcatactgaacgatgttacaggcggcataatgttctccacagcttctctagaccctttcacatctgtcacatgtgctcagggtgaacctgctatcatctgtgaaaagcacagggcaccagtggTGGACCATTCTGGTATTCTACGGCAAATGCCAGACGGTGCTGGGCAGTCAGCAGAGGGTTGACAAGAGGAAGCTCTGTCCCCAGGCCACCATCATAAAGtcgtttgttgattgttgatcagaGACATTCATGTCAGTGGCCCCTTAATTTACCGTTCGAtctaccctcacctatagtcacgagctgtgggtagtgaccgaaagaacgagactgtgaatacaagcggcggaaatgagcttcctctgaagggtggctggcctctcccttagagataggctgagaagttcagccattcgggaggggcccagagtagagccgctgctcctccacatcgaaaggagccagttgaggtggttcgggcatctgacaaggatgtcccctgggcgcctcctgggtgaggttttccgggcatgtcccaccgggagatggccccggggcagacccaggacacgctggagagattatatctctcggctggcctgggaacgccttggtgtttccccggacaagctggaggaggtggctggggagagggaggtctgggcttctctgcttggggagatggatggatgggccttctgcaggtcattttgtagaactctggcaagtttcatcttgttcatctttgcacaaagcagcagatacCGGCCCTCCCCATCATTCGtaacatctggtttaaaaaaacaaagatggtgacaccgaaaatactcagtttgatgcctcagtgctttggaacttcccgtcgctgatgtggctatatctatccgaagtaatcagtctgtagtttgtatgctttttttcacctttctcccttccttcagagttgccatgatgaagaggatgacgatggagaagtgaagagttttgaagtaggtgatcaatcggtcttgaatcttccactagtctcctcaagtttttagcagtttcatttttagatggtctgcaatgatatgtgtcacctttctaacaaaggaaaaagagatggagaagcagaagctgttgtatcagcaggctcggctgcacgaccgtggcgctgctgagatggtgctccaaaccatcagtgctagtaaaggtaagtcttgcctatcgccccctactctttactgtaactcagcggtggcaaatatattatggcccttgtgatagaaccaggctgtccaatccctatgcctgcttactcattgatgtgttaaaagtaatttgttctgGATATGACTGTTTGGGAGCCTATTCTTAGATTCACCGTTTCACACTAATTCACAATTtgatgatatttgatgtttttatcacctgtgcaaagttgtacttggcaacagtttgtgtcttgctgtgcgtctgtttccttttgacacatttctaagtttgaacatttagtatgtatgcacagaggtgttgcttgatgagtacacacacagacattacaatatagaagtgtggtttaaagataaaaaaacaaaaacaaaaacgattagttgtgaattaattttcccttttatggAGCAGAAAACGTTACTGGATGCTAGCTAATAGGCTACATTTGgatgtcaaatatttatagggggaaaaatggaaattatggatatgaaataaaatgtctctttgttgCTTAACCTGCAGGTTGTCAGGTCTCTGGCCCCTGGGAGAGTGAAGACCTGGACAGTTTGTCAGAGCTGGTCCAGGATATCCGTCTTTGCTCTCAGGCCCTCAACAAGCTGGACCGACAGACCTTGAAGCAGAGCTGGGACAGGACTCAGTCACACGGACACTTTCTCGACCGAAACTCCAAGTGCCTCCTCTCCGCCACCTCCACTTGAGGGTGGGAGGTGTGATGATGTCGGCAGAACTTTGCTTCTGATGTCTACTCTTTATCACTGACGGTGGATTTTGAGCCAGTGTTCATAATAAAAGTGgtcatttttataaacattttgtttagtgaggctacaccaaaaagaaacaagataaaaccaaaataaagtgacatgctgtccaccaacaatctgttgatagcttgtgttttatgcatttttgtctgccttatttatacatgtaaagcTCTGTATCTGTATAAAGAGTTTGTGTTAGTGTGCGAGAGGTTTTGTGTCGCAATTGGtcctgttttaataaataaataataaataaataaagtttcatttatatagcacctttcaagacagaatcacaaagtgctgcacataaaattacaagtcataaaaagatttaaaaagactaaataaaacaggcaaaaaattaaccaaaagcagttttaaaaaggtgagttttgagttgtgttttaaaaacagctactgagtccacagttcttaatgcttgggggagagagttccacagtctaggggccacagtggcaaaagctctatcacccttagtcctcctcttagtatttttttatagcaagtaagcccagatcagatgacctcaaagacctgctggggacataaggctgtagcagatcaaagatgtaggcaggtgccagtccatgcacagctctgtaggtcaagaccaggatcttaaaatcgactctaaatttaacaggaagccagtgtaactgagataacaacggtgtcacatgtgagtacttggaggattttgtcaaaagcctagctgcagcgttttgcacaacctgcagacgatccagagaacctttgctaagacacataaacagcgaattgcaataatccaagcgtgacgagataaatgcatgtatagcaatctccagttcagatcgagataaattcgggcttagcctagccacatttcttgaatgataaaaacaagaccgaaccagagatttcacatgcccatccaatgtgaaactggagtcaaaggtgacacctaaattcctgacagaggatttaacatagagtgagggaggaccaagggctttcactatctgcgataggaatctatcaggggcgcatacgaggactttggttttcccctcgttgagctggaggaaatttgcagccgtcctacgtttgatcaaatctaagcaatcattcagacgctgaagcttagataaatcctcgggcataaaagaaatgtacaactgaatatcatcagcataacaatgataagaaatgtcctcaaaagagcccattatatgctggaggggaagaagataaattaaaaacaataaaggccccaaaactgacccttgagggacaccataagtaagggaggtagaggatgacctaaaatcggagactgccacagaaaaggatcggtgatggagataagaggagaaccactctaatgcagttccagatacaccaacccattttttcagcctttcaatgaggatgtgatggtcagctgtgtcgaaagctgatgtgaggtccaacatgagtagaacagagcattttcctgcatcattatccatcaagatatcacttgagaccctaagaagagctgtctccgtggaatgaaactgacgaaaaccggactgaaacttatcgtaaatgccatgtttatctagagctgccataagttgcttattatattttgtaggatttgatttaaaaaaacacaaacacaattaaagtaaccaacgatgctatacgttgacattgttctttcactgtaagaatcagcaggctatggtgaataatcacagcgattttcaggtctctgaagaaatctatctaggagctatgacagtgtaaagacaccctgcaattttaaatgtgcggcgacatttgaatgaggcgcgtaccagtagagggagccaacgcaccacgaatggtgcacagccacagatgagctttgtgtcatttatttgtgacatgcaggattgtccgcaaagaaatgtggataagttgtaaatcaaaagctaaagagctcattgcagctgtcattttcactgaagtctccatagactttgaatggggacgtttctgactttgtgttgcttggaggccatttgcgagaaaacggcaactcctgcgataatgacggtggcattttgtgaaaggcaagaaaaatacctacgttttgatgtataatttgtgttaatgaaggcaaaattgacgtgaagaagagattgagaaagCGACAATGCCTGGCGTGTTTGGCGGTGGGTAGCAAGGCTAAGAAGCAATATTGAGGTAAAAGTTGAGGGATTTTGGGACAGCggtaaaaaggcagagagagcccgtctataggctcgcctgtaggcttctaagcaagcgtagcaggtgaatttcagagccagggactattattgtttgtttggtatGTATCCCCAACAAATGGTCCGCATGGGATTCGAACCACTGCCCCCTGTCTTCAATCTCCGCCATAGGGCCTGTCACTTTCCCATGAGCCACGAGGGCGGCCAATGGAATGGGCGCAATTCTGGtatatttatcttcttctttttttttttttttttttttttttagctcgatagctagccgggagctccagggccactgaagccgccgagaacggcacaactcccggcacgtcattttc
This DNA window, taken from Oreochromis niloticus isolate F11D_XX unplaced genomic scaffold, O_niloticus_UMD_NMBU tig00008678_pilon, whole genome shotgun sequence, encodes the following:
- the LOC109199060 gene encoding tonsoku-like protein, giving the protein MVLQTISASKGCQVSGPWESEDLDSLSELVQDIRLCSQALNKLDRQTLKQSWDRTQSHGHFLDRNSKCLLSATST